Genomic DNA from Zonotrichia leucophrys gambelii isolate GWCS_2022_RI chromosome 23, RI_Zleu_2.0, whole genome shotgun sequence:
GCTGATCCTCTTCAGGTGAAGCTTGGGGGCGTGGGATGGTGCTGGAAAGAGCAGGACAAGGGGGGATcaagtgctgagcagagccagtgCCTTGGGTGGGAACTGATGGGGGGATCCCACCATGACGCCCCCAAGGCTCACTCAGAGATGACACAAATGCAGCCCCCCAAGCTGAGCTCTTTGCTACAgcccctggatttggggtaCAAGGGGGAGAGGTGGTTCCTCCTTTTGGTGGGGCTCCCTTCCCACGTACCTTTCTGCTGGGAATAGGCTGTGGTGTGGACGGGCACCCCGACAGTGCCCTCGTAGAGGGGGTACACGGAGATGTTGTAGCGCTGGAAAGGTTCGATGCCATCTGCAATGGAGAGCAGGGGGGGCACTGCCGAGAGCCCCCAGCACCACGGTACCAGCCCACCCACCCTGGGGTGCATCcacaggaaggagggagggtgGGGAGTGGGTTGGGGGCTCTGGTTTGGTCAGGATGGGTGCCAgagccccctggcagccccccTTACCCTGGATAAGGGCTGTGGTGGCTGCCCCATCACGCTCCATCTGCCAGCACCcgctgcagtgcccaggctctgctgccacccGCTGCCACTCCAGGACATAGGCGGTCACTGGGGCCAGCGGAGCCTCCCAGTGCACCCAGAGGCTGCGCTCACCCCCGGGCACTGCCCGGAGCCCGGACAGCGGCTGACCTGGTGTGGGACAAACAGccgggatggggaggaggaggaggagagggagaaggagaaggagaaggagaaggagaaggagaaggagaaggagaaggagaaggagaaggagaaggagaaggagaaggagaaggagaaggagaaggagaaggagaaggagaaggagaaggagaagaaggagacctctcccacatctccccctgTGCGCCCGGGTTTGGAGTCTGCCCTCTCCTTGCCCTGGCCGTGCAGCCCGCTGGGACGAGCAGAGCCCCGGGGCACCCGCGGGGGTTTGGGGCACTGCCCTCACCTGtcctctccagcagcatcaCCTCGGTCGGTGCCGACTCGCCGGCGGCGTTGTAGGCTGACAGACAGACCCTGCTGGTGCCCGCAGGCACCGAGAAGTTGCACTGGGTGCGGGTGGTGTTGCAGATGGTGGGGGGGTCCCTGCCCCTCCTCCGGGGGCTCAGGGTCACACGGTAGCCCAGCACTCGCCCGTTGGCATCCCGCTGCCGTGGGGCCTGGGTGTGGGCAGGGTGGGTGGGTgccagtccctgcagggacctCAGGCAGTGCCCCCCAGGCAATGCCCCTCAGGCAATGCCCCCCATGCAATGCCCCTGAGGCAATGCCCCCCAGGCAGTGACCCCCAGGAAGTGTCCCTCAGGTAATGCCCCCCATGCAATGCCCCTGAGGCAATGCCCCTCAGGCAATGCCCCCCAGGCAATGCCCCCCAGACAATTCCCCTCAGGCAATGCCCCCCAGGCAATGCCCCCCAGGCAATGATCCTCAGGCAATGCCCCTCAGACAGTGCCCCCCAGGCAATGCCCTGAGGCAATGCCCCCCAGGCAGTGACCCCCAGGAAGTGTCCCTCAGGTAATGCCCCCATGCAATGCCCCTGAGGCAATGCCCCCCAGGCAATGCCCCTCAGGCAATGCCCCCCAGACAATTCCCCTCAGGCAATGCCCCCCAGGCAATGATCCTCAGGCAATGCCCCTCAGACAGTGCCCCCCAGGCAATGCCCCTCATGCAATGCCCCCCAGGCAAtgccccctgtcccctcactcACCTTCCAGCGCAGCTGCACCTCCAGccgccccccagccccggccaGCTGAGCCCCCCACCACGCGTCCAGCTTCCCTGTGGGGGCTGCAACGGGAGGGGGTGGGAGAAGATGAGAGGGGCCCGTGTGGCTGTGCCCCCAGGACTAtgtccccagcactgtgctgtgtgtccccagtgctgtgccctgtgtccccagcactgtgctgtgtgtccccagtgctgtgccctgtgtccctAGCTCTGTGCCATATGTCCCTAGTGCTGTCCTAtgtgtccccagcactgtgccATGTGTCCCCAGTGCTATGCCTTGTATCCCCAGCACTGTCATGTGCCCCCAGTGCTGTGccatgtccccagcacagggtcCTGTGTCTCCAGCACTGTTCCCTCTGTctccagtgctgtgccctgtgccctcagtgtttgccctgtgtccccagtgctgagccatgtgtccccagtgctgttCCCTGTGTCCCAATGCTGTGCcgtgtgtccccagcactgcccccagCGCTGTGCcgtgtgtccccagcactgtgccACCTGATcaggccagggcagccccgggTGTCTCACACTCACCTTTCTCATGGGTGGTGTAGTTCCTGCTGGGGCTCCACTCGCTCCAGGAGCCCAGTGCCGAGGCTGAGCTGCGCCTGCAGCGCATCTGGAAGCTGTACTGGGTGCCGAACAGGAAACCGCAGCGCTGTGCCGTGCCCGCCTGGCCGACGATGCCACTGACCTGGGGACAGCCaaaccagggctgtgctgggtcctGCCTCGGGCCCTGCTGTGGGCTCAGGGGACTCCTTGCTGTCCCACTCACATGGGGACTCCTCCACTCCCACTGcttggagcagagggagggtcctggctcctgcccagcccctgccccacagcactcACCAGGGCCCAGGCAGGGTCCTCAGGGGCCCGGTAGCGCAGCTCACACTGCAGCTCCATGTGCTTTGTGCCCCGCGCCACATCCCAGGCCAGGGCAATGCAGTCGGTCTGGAAGGGGATGGACTGGATGCTCTGCAGGGTTGGGGGGTCCAGCTtggctgcaggaagggcaggggaGAGTTGGAGAGGTGTTTGGTGGGCAATGCTCAGAGCCATGACCTCATGTGTGCCTATTGTtagtgccaggagctgcaggaaatgggggaaaccaccccaaaacattTAGGAGAATGGCTGGTGGCAAGGTACAGGAGCTGGTGTGTGCCCCTGCTTGGGATGGAGTAATGCAACACTGGAACAGCTCTTCATTAATGCCTATGGCAGAGAAAAGAGATTCCATGGTGCCTGCTGCCTGGAACACCCCACATTTGGGTCTGCTTGGGGGTGAGagtgtggcacagccaggggagagctcagctggttcctgggcagcccttccccagccccagatCCGGGCGGATAAATCTCTCCATCTGGGAAGGCTCCTTTTATAAATAGTTTATAGGCACAGGATCCATTATTAATAGAGCTGCTGAATAAATGGGTAATCaattgctgcaggagctgtggagtGCAGCAGGTCAACTGGCAGCTCATAACCTGGTGCGTGCTGCTCGCTCTGCAGCGCTGGCACCGATTCATCCCACCAGGACATTCATCACAGAACCTGCCCATAAAATGGGCCCCACGTGCTTTAATGTCACTTTAACACCCCTGACGAGCTTCCCTGGCCCCTGACCTGTGTGCTGTCACTCACCCACGTCCATGGGGTCGATGAGGAGGTGCTCAGACTCGGCGCTGCCCAGGGCGTTGGTGGCAGACACCCAGATCTCCATCTGCCGGTACAGCTGCAGCAGCCGGCGTGGCACCgtgcagtggctgtgccctcctcGTGGGGTGCAGCCCGTcactgcctgggctctgctcctgcagcagacaGGGCACTGGGCTCAGGGTCCTTGCTGTGGGGTTTGGCAGGGGATAATAGTCCCAGGACTTACCCCATGAATTTCAGCACGAAGCTGGTGGGGAGGTGGCTGTTGGTTCCCTGCTGCCATTGGCACATCAGCCCGTAGTCATCGAGGTTCAGGACACAGCTGAGGTTGAGGGGCTTTGCAGGAGGATCTGGAGGAGAAAGAGCCTGAGCAAGTGCCCgtccctgctgggaaggagggtgACCCGTGGTGGCAGCAGACTTACAGCCCGCCCTGATCTCGGCCATGCCAACGCGCTGCTTGGTCCCATTCCACTCCACACAGCAGAACAGCCTGGCCTGGGTGTGGTTGAAGCGGGGCAGGGTGAGGTTGGACACCTCTGTGCCCCCCGGGCCCTGGCGCtggctcccagccacaggcttgTTGTCCAGCATCCAGCTGATCcggaccctgccctgctccaagccctggcagagctccctCTGGACGGTGCAGGATGCCGTGACAGCCGAGCCCAGGGGCACAATGGGGGGGCTCACAGTCACCGAGGCGCAGCCCAGTGTCCCTGCGGGCAGGAAAATCCTGTCACatccagggcacagctgtgccaaagCCACCTCAGCTCCTCAGTGCccaggcaggacacagggacgAGCCTCTTCCCTTAGATGGGCCCCCCACTCTGGA
This window encodes:
- the CSF3R gene encoding granulocyte colony-stimulating factor receptor, with the translated sequence MARRGAGTPFLRQLSLLLLLHLGGTLGCASVTVSPPIVPLGSAVTASCTVQRELCQGLEQGRVRISWMLDNKPVAGSQRQGPGGTEVSNLTLPRFNHTQARLFCCVEWNGTKQRVGMAEIRAGYPPAKPLNLSCVLNLDDYGLMCQWQQGTNSHLPTSFVLKFMGSRAQAVTGCTPRGGHSHCTVPRRLLQLYRQMEIWVSATNALGSAESEHLLIDPMDVAKLDPPTLQSIQSIPFQTDCIALAWDVARGTKHMELQCELRYRAPEDPAWALVSGIVGQAGTAQRCGFLFGTQYSFQMRCRRSSASALGSWSEWSPSRNYTTHEKAPTGKLDAWWGAQLAGAGGRLEVQLRWKAPRQRDANGRVLGYRVTLSPRRRGRDPPTICNTTRTQCNFSVPAGTSRVCLSAYNAAGESAPTEVMLLERTGQPLSGLRAVPGGERSLWVHWEAPLAPVTAYVLEWQRVAAEPGHCSGCWQMERDGAATTALIQDGIEPFQRYNISVYPLYEGTVGVPVHTTAYSQQKAPSHAPKLHLKRISKSEAELCWEPLPVEVQNGFITSYTIFWASSITSMASATVNPSLSSFAIRGLKPSTLYKVHIMASTAAGSTNGTSLTLVTTVLDDSELQFLFLSLGLVFVGLMVLLICFQKNERMKEQLWPSVPDPANSSLGKWVPAALPQEPLQSLAAREPGPAAISTVTVLEGEPGKQSGKERPALSAAVPPALPRPYVRQEGPGEPVQYARVGAAGYRGQRLLPEPAPRFYENLRGRGDGGGGGGGGGGGDWAFLEEPPATFPLLQGLRIGGAEELHECRAD